One window from the genome of Eucalyptus grandis isolate ANBG69807.140 chromosome 7, ASM1654582v1, whole genome shotgun sequence encodes:
- the LOC104455613 gene encoding uncharacterized protein LOC104455613, whose amino-acid sequence MVRDFSSHKAMSESAGNSLLQSPNKSMVRKSQGAKFPQLCIVMWVTLNGFIWEASAAGECGRIPIRVAFASLSPCMVAARDPRAKVPPLCCDRVNTLIRTNPRCLNTVFHSPAAKFAGIVPAAAMSIPKRCNIRNRPARRNA is encoded by the coding sequence ATGGTCCGTGATTTCTCTTCACACAAGGCAATGTCCGAGAGTGCTGGAAATTCTCTCCTACAATCTCCAAATAAAAGCATGGTTCGCAAGTCTCAAGGAGCCAAGTTTCCACAATTGTGCATCGTAATGTGGGTAACTTTGAATGGCTTCATCTGGGAAGCGAGCGCTGCCGGAGAGTGTGGGAGGATCCCAATCAGGGTGGCGTTCGCCAGCCTGAGTCCTTGCATGGTGGCAGCTAGAGACCCCCGGGCTAAGGTCCCACCCCTCTGCTGTGATAGAGTCAACACGCTCATTCGGACCAATCCTCGCTGCCTCAACACTGTTTTTCATTCTCCTGCAGCAAAGTTTGCTGGGATCGTTCCGGCCGCGGCAATGTCAATCCCCAAGAGGTGCAACATTAGGAACAGGCCTGCCAGAAGGAATGCATAA